One window from the genome of Zerene cesonia ecotype Mississippi chromosome 1, Zerene_cesonia_1.1, whole genome shotgun sequence encodes:
- the LOC119839548 gene encoding toll-like receptor 6 isoform X1 has protein sequence MAPCSYINSEPQICKKTDADNLQTNISTNETKTMRSCRDGAFRISTMARCVKRIADVSTSNAFFVILLSVQLLAWHSGASALANCPGGCSCNDDTLVVVCEESRLDVLPIALNPSIQRLIIRNNKIKTIDASMQFYTELQHLDLSQNHLVNIPTKSFAFQRKLQELHLNHNKISSVTNTTFQGLNSLTVLNLKHNFLEELTNGVFSTLPRLEELNLGQNRISRIEPRAFSGLSALRILYLDDNQLSSVPTASFSLLGSLAELHVGLNAFSFLPDDAFAGLNRLAVLDLNGAGLSNISENAFRGLPGLRSLNLFGNRLSVVPTEQLSSLTRLEELYVGQNDFIVLESHSFRGLKNLKFIDVTGATQLERLSKGSFEDNLNLETIVLSNNKKLAIIEEGSLLGLPKLRHVSLRDNAIISLSETTFVGKELKQLDLTDNPIFCDCQLLWLRELLNEKSNFTQIQCASPEHLKDKYLRTLTADDLGCVLHDSRQQTIICIIVVACVATIATLVLILYRYRKSMQEKLKDYKWNKGRKNLEYHKPISTEEDCIVRGIHPSQYPAPPPHAPGLRPIPVTEL, from the exons ATGGCGCGGTGCGTGAAGAGGATCGCTGACGTCAGCACGTCCAACGCTTTCTTT gTGATCCTGTTGTCAGTTCAGCTGCTGGCGTGGCACAGCGGCGCGTCGGCGCTCGCCAACTGCCCCGGCGGCTGCAGCTGCAACGATGACACTCTCGTCGTGGTCTGTGAAGAGAGCCGTCTCGACGTCCTCCCCATAGCGCTGAACCCCTCCATACAACGGCTTATCATTCGCAACAATAAAATCAAGACCATCGATGCATCGATGCAATTTTATACTGAACTACAACATTTAGATTTATCTCAGAACCACCTCGTCAATATCCCTACCAAAAGCTTCGCGTTTCAACGAAAGCTTCAGGAATTGCACTTGAACCACAACAAAATATCATCTGTTACGAACACCACGTTCCAAGGGCTCAATTCCCTCACGGTGTTGAATTTGAAACATAACTTCTTAGAAGAACTCACGAACGGCGTCTTTTCCACTCTCCCAAGATTAGAAGAACTAAACTTAGGGCAGAATAGAATATCGAGAATAGAACCGAGAGCATTCTCTGGGCTGTCTGCATTGAGAATACTCTACTTGGACGATAATCAGTTGAGCTCAGTGCCGACGGCTTCCTTCAGCTTGTTGGGAAGTCTGGCGGAACTGCACGTTGGACTTAACGCCTTTTCATTCCTTCCCGATGACGCCTTCGCTGGTCTCAACAGATTAGCTGTGTTAGACCTAAATGGAGCCGGTCTCTCAAACATTAGTGAAAACGCATTCAGAGGTCTTCCTGGTTTAAGAAGTCTCAATTTATTTGGAAATCGGTTGAGTGTAGTGCCCACTGAGCAGCTGTCGAGTCTCACGAGATTAGAAGAATTATACGTCGGCCAAAATGACTTTATCGTTTTAGAAAGTCATTCTTTTAGGggattaaaaaacttaaaattcatCGATGTAACAGGTGCAACTCAGTTGGAACGTCTCTCTAAAGGCAGTTTCgaagataatttaaacttagaaACGATAGTTTTATCAAACAATAAGAAGTTAGCGATCATAGAAGAGGGAAGTCTTCTGGGCCTTCCGAAACTGAGACACGTATCGTTGCGAGATAACGCCATTATAAGTTTGAGCGAAACGACGTTCGTCGGTAAAGAGCTCAAGCAACTAGATTTAACCGACAATCCCATTTTCTGCGATTGCCAACTGCTCTGGCTTCGTgaacttttaaatgaaaaaagcaattttacGCAAATCCAGTGCGCTAGCCCGGAAcacttaaaagataaataccTGAGAACTCTAACCGCCGACGACTTGGGCTGCGTGTTGCACGACTCGAGACAGCAAACTATCATATGCATCATTGTCGTGGCCTGCGTGGCCACCATAGCGACTTTAGTTCtaattttgtatagatatCGAAAGAGCATGCAGGAGAAGCTGAAGGATTACAAGTGGAACAAGGGACGAAAGAACTTAGAGTACCACAAGCCGATATCGACGGAGGAGGACTGCATCGTGCGCGGCATCCACCCGTCGCAGTACCCCGCCCCGCCCCCGCACGCGCCGGGCCTCAGGCCCATTCCGGTGACGGAACTGTAG
- the LOC119828772 gene encoding uncharacterized protein LOC119828772, whose product MMEVFLYNSTVCRLCGEENDNGTLLYTHEENNQNLSEIVNTYLPIKVSDDGHLPRTICPGCTIQLEATVEFFNLIINGQKIIRDLHQRENEYKKNVLNSVTESDVIAEKIVYEISTGDGVYHVEHPISLQVAGLDKPKRKRGRPSKKLKTPEELALEAAAAAAAKEQEAKNRAENKVHEDETNGKRRRKTPTRFREAVQGKELEKIFMEEGVIDKEDKDSDVKSENEMKNKAVCKEAEIIGHVATSGEPVVIVKGKGRGRPKGAKQRPNRSQCPICDLEFWSVGRYMSHVAAHHPLQSHLPHLQQNKSENGSPVEVEIETEQAETPETFDEQPNSVDFKIASTTETSDTNVTNSDGKIGDDAVTSDLLDVDNEETVEASGKKKLKCKYCDKLFSTRQSKSLHIKAVHLGERPYACKECGAAFPYPQEIENAQCHLAPEGSLRRVHELVAAQQLAVAEVLAARAAHVALRRVHRLLVVHHRRRVVQDLRATPITHKTVLVSRRLSRNLSATPETGDTESTLSGDHIQLVIDNDHAHIDKSPKQMSLLVSERVQSPALEVTLTPEQLRHLCGSPQHHLCGSPQHHQPHPPEEGDAEEDADADGDEVIYVAYDVDSADSPAFQIIDAHQAVSIDEDKVVTTCELYPRSPLHEPQEPHEQRLQVQLASPPHVQLHDIVQHHVEVVPEPQQRAPIQFRMQDGTLLAVTSLDGETLQIVTQDGQTIPVEVNTFDGDVVETVTSSDSMESLALAEAAPPAAPAAPAPPAAPASPAPPASPASSHIAHYFTIV is encoded by the exons ATGATGGAAGTGTTCCTATATAATTCTACAGTTTGTAGATTATGTGGTGAAGAAAATGATAATGGGACTTTACTATACACACATGaagaaaataatcaaaactTAAGCGAAATCGTAAATACCTATTTACCAATTAAG GTATCTGACGATGGACATCTTCCTCGTACGATATGTCCTGGTTGTACAATCCAGCTAGAAGCAACTGTAGAATTTTTCAATCTTATCATTAATGGACAG AAAATTATCCGCGACCTACACCAAAGAGAAAatgaatataagaaaaatgtattaaacagTGTAACTGAGTCTGATGTAATTGctgaaaaaattgtatacGAAA TAAGTACTGGTGATGGAGTGTATCATGTTGAACATCCCATCAGTCTGCAAGTCGCAGGTTTGGACAAACCCAAAAGGAAACGTGGCAGACCCTCAAAGAAACTCAAAACCCCTGAAGAGCTGGCTCTTGAGGCGGCAGCAGCTGCTGCGGCTAAGGAACAAGAAGCAAAAAACAGGGCAGAAAACAAAGTACATGAAGATGAGACCAATGGCAAGAGGAGAAGAAAAACTCCAACCAGATTTAGAGAAGCTGTCCAG GGTAAAGAATTGGAAAAGATATTCATGGAAGAAGGTGTCATTGATAAAGAGGACAAAGATTCAGATGTGAAGTCAGAGAATGAGATGAAGAACAAAGCTGTATGTAAAGAGGCAGAGATTATCGGTCATGTGGCAACTTCAGGAGAACCTGTTGTCATTGTTAAGGGAAAAGGGAGAGGCAGACCTAAAGGGG CAAAGCAACGGCCAAACCGTTCACAATGTCCTATCTGTGACTTGGAATTCTGGTCCGTGGGCCGCTACATGTCGCACGTGGCGGCGCACCACCCGCTCCAGTCGCACCTGCCGCACTTACAGCAG aacaaATCTGAAAATGGTAGCCCAGTTGAAGTTGAGATTGAAACTGAACAGGCTGAGACTCCAGAAACATTTGATGAACAGCCAAACAGTGTAGATTTTAAAATCGCGAGCACAACAGAAACTAGTGACACAAATGTTACCAACAGCGATGGAAAAATTGGTGATG ATGCTGTCACCAGTGACCTGTTGGACGTAGACAACGAGGAGACCGTGGAGGCGAGCGGCAAGAAGAAGCTCAAGTGTAAATACTGCGATAAGCTGTTCAGCACGCGCCAGAGCAAGTCGCTGCACATTAAG GCGGTGCACTTGGGCGAGCGGCCGTACGCGTGCAAGGAGTGCGGCGCCGCCTTCCCCTACCCGC aGGAGATTGAAAATGCCCAGTGTCACCTTGCACCGGAAGGGTCGCTCCGCAGAGTGCACGAGCTGGTGGCGGCGCAGCAGCTGGCGGTGGCGGAAGTGCTTGCCGCACGCGCCGCACACGTAGCGCTGCGCCGCGTGCACCGACTGCTTGTGGTACACCACCGACGACGGGTGGTTCAGGATCTGCGGGCGACAC CCATAACACATAAAACGGTACTGGTGTCGCGCAGGCTGAGCCGCAACCTGTCGGCCACGCCGGAGACGGGCGACACCGAGTCCACGCTCAGCGGGGACCACATCCAGCTCGTCATCGACAACGACCACGCTCATATTGATAAG AGCCCGAAACAGATGAGTCTGCTGGTGAGTGAGCGAGTGCAGTCCCCAGCTCTGGAGGTGACGCTGACCCCGGAGCAGCTGCGGCACCTGTGCGGCTCGCCGCAGCACCACCTGTGCGGCTCGCCGCAGCACCACCAGCCCCACCCCCCGGAAGAGGGGGATGCCGAGGAGGACGCGGATGCTGATGGGGATGAGGTCATATACGTCGCGTACGATGTGGATAGTGCCGATTCGCCCGCCTTCCAGATTATTGATGCGCACCAG GCAGTAAGCATAGATGAGGACAAGGTAGTGACCACGTGCGAGCTGTACCCCCGCTCGCCGCTGCACGAGCCGCAGGAGCCGCACGAGCAGCGCTTGCAGGTGCAGCTCGCGTCGCCGCCGCACGTGCAGCTACATGATATCGTGCAACACCAC GTGGAGGTGGTGCCGGAGCCGCAGCAGCGCGCGCCCATCCAGTTCCGCATGCAGGACGGCACGCTGCTCGCCGTCACCTCGCTCGACGGGGAGACGCTGCAG ATAGTAACACAAGATGGGCAAACGATACCGGTGGAGGTGAACACGTTCGACGGAGACGTTGTG GAAACCGTAACGTCGAGCGACTCGATGGAGTCTCTGGCGCTGGCGGAGGCCGCTCCCCCCGCTGCCCCCGCCGCCCCCGCTCCGCCCGCCGCCCCCGCGTCCCCCGCTCCCCCCGCGTCCCCCGCAAGCTCGCACATCGCTCACTACTTCACCATCGTTTGA
- the LOC119839548 gene encoding toll-like receptor 6 isoform X2, whose protein sequence is MAPCSYINSEPQICKKTDADNLQTNISTNETKTMRSCRDGAFRISTMARCVKRIADVSTSNAFFVILLSVQLLAWHSGASALANCPGGCSCNDDTLVVVCEESRLDVLPIALNPSIQRLIIRNNKIKTIDASMQFYTELQHLDLSQNHLVNIPTKSFAFQRKLQELHLNHNKISSVTNTTFQGLNSLTVLNLKHNFLEELTNGVFSTLPRLEELNLGQNRISRIEPRAFSGLSALRILYLDDNQLSSVPTASFSLLGSLAELHVGLNAFSFLPDDAFAGLNRLAVLDLNGAGLSNISENAFRGLPGLRSLNLFGNRLSVVPTEQLSSLTRLEELYVGQNDFIVLESHSFRGLKNLKFIDVTGATQLERLSKGSFEDNLNLETIVLSNNKKLAIIEEGSLLGLPKLRHVSLRDNAIISLSETTFVGKELKQLDLTDNPIFCDCQLLWLRELLNEKSNFTQIQCASPEHLKDKYLRTLTADDLGCVLHDSRQQTIICIIVVACVATIATLVLILYRYRKSMQEKLKDYKWNKGRKNLEYHKPISTEEDCILELYASPSVFFMSGGQGSARRPPRSGGGGTLPANGFTYIGGDARPQQPQQPLTLNNGAPASILNNGSLRSLPDKKSGRNGVVCHPESFQRNLDARYSRKQENGYLRGSETVLGLRERERERAYEGPAYEPEYSIIPEVYGRGDCPRSCSHSNTFNC, encoded by the exons ATGGCGCGGTGCGTGAAGAGGATCGCTGACGTCAGCACGTCCAACGCTTTCTTT gTGATCCTGTTGTCAGTTCAGCTGCTGGCGTGGCACAGCGGCGCGTCGGCGCTCGCCAACTGCCCCGGCGGCTGCAGCTGCAACGATGACACTCTCGTCGTGGTCTGTGAAGAGAGCCGTCTCGACGTCCTCCCCATAGCGCTGAACCCCTCCATACAACGGCTTATCATTCGCAACAATAAAATCAAGACCATCGATGCATCGATGCAATTTTATACTGAACTACAACATTTAGATTTATCTCAGAACCACCTCGTCAATATCCCTACCAAAAGCTTCGCGTTTCAACGAAAGCTTCAGGAATTGCACTTGAACCACAACAAAATATCATCTGTTACGAACACCACGTTCCAAGGGCTCAATTCCCTCACGGTGTTGAATTTGAAACATAACTTCTTAGAAGAACTCACGAACGGCGTCTTTTCCACTCTCCCAAGATTAGAAGAACTAAACTTAGGGCAGAATAGAATATCGAGAATAGAACCGAGAGCATTCTCTGGGCTGTCTGCATTGAGAATACTCTACTTGGACGATAATCAGTTGAGCTCAGTGCCGACGGCTTCCTTCAGCTTGTTGGGAAGTCTGGCGGAACTGCACGTTGGACTTAACGCCTTTTCATTCCTTCCCGATGACGCCTTCGCTGGTCTCAACAGATTAGCTGTGTTAGACCTAAATGGAGCCGGTCTCTCAAACATTAGTGAAAACGCATTCAGAGGTCTTCCTGGTTTAAGAAGTCTCAATTTATTTGGAAATCGGTTGAGTGTAGTGCCCACTGAGCAGCTGTCGAGTCTCACGAGATTAGAAGAATTATACGTCGGCCAAAATGACTTTATCGTTTTAGAAAGTCATTCTTTTAGGggattaaaaaacttaaaattcatCGATGTAACAGGTGCAACTCAGTTGGAACGTCTCTCTAAAGGCAGTTTCgaagataatttaaacttagaaACGATAGTTTTATCAAACAATAAGAAGTTAGCGATCATAGAAGAGGGAAGTCTTCTGGGCCTTCCGAAACTGAGACACGTATCGTTGCGAGATAACGCCATTATAAGTTTGAGCGAAACGACGTTCGTCGGTAAAGAGCTCAAGCAACTAGATTTAACCGACAATCCCATTTTCTGCGATTGCCAACTGCTCTGGCTTCGTgaacttttaaatgaaaaaagcaattttacGCAAATCCAGTGCGCTAGCCCGGAAcacttaaaagataaataccTGAGAACTCTAACCGCCGACGACTTGGGCTGCGTGTTGCACGACTCGAGACAGCAAACTATCATATGCATCATTGTCGTGGCCTGCGTGGCCACCATAGCGACTTTAGTTCtaattttgtatagatatCGAAAGAGCATGCAGGAGAAGCTGAAGGATTACAAGTGGAACAAGGGACGAAAGAACTTAGAGTACCACAAGCCGATATCGACGGAGGAGGACTGCATC CTAGAGCTTTACGCCTCCCCGAGCGTGTTCTTCATGTCAGGCGGCCAGGGCTCCGCGCGCCGGCCGCCGCGCTCGGGGGGCGGCGGCACGCTGCCCGCCAACGGCTTCACGTACATCGGCGGCGACGCACGTCCGCAGCAGCCGCAGCAGCCGCTCACGCTGAACAACGGCGCGCCCGCGTCGATCCTCAACAACGGCTCCCTGCGTTCCTTGCCCGACAAGAAGAGCGGCCGCAACGGCGTCGTGTGCCACCCGGAGAGCTTCCAGCGGAACCTGGACGCGCGCTACTCGCGCAAGCAGGAGAACGGCTACCTGCGCGGCTCCGAGACGGTGCTGGGGCTGCGCGAGCGTGAGCGCGAGCGCGCCTACGAGGGGCCGGCCTACGAGCCCGAGTACTCCATCATCCCGGAGGTGTATGGGCGCGGCGACTGCCCGCGCTCCTGCAGCCACTCCAACACCTTCAACTGTTGA
- the LOC119839541 gene encoding translationally-controlled tumor protein homolog → MKIYKDIITGDEMFSDTYKIKLVDEVIYEVTGKLVTRTQGDIKIEGFNPSAEEADEGTDSACESGVDIVLNHRLVETYAFGDKKSYTLYLKDYMKKLVSKLEEKSPDQVDVFKTNMNKVMKDILSRFKELQFFTGESMDCDGMVAMCEYRDIDGVSTPIMMFFKHGLEEEKF, encoded by the exons ATGAAGATCTATAAGGATATTATCACCG gTGACGAGATGTTCTCGGACACATACAAAATCAAATTAGTCGACGAAGTGATTTATGAAGTCACCGGCAAATTGGTTACCAGAACACAGggtgatattaaaattgaggGCTTCAACCCCTCTGCCGAAGAAGCGGACGAAGGAACTGACTCTGCCTGCGAAAGTGGTGTAGACATAGTCCTTAACCACAGGCTGGTGGAGACATATGCCTTCGGTGACAAGAAATCTTACACATTATACCTTAAAGACTACATGAAAAA gtTAGTTTCAAAATTAGAAGAGAAATCCCCTGACCAGGTTGATGTATTCAAAACGAACATGAACAAAGTAATGAAAGACATCCTCAGCAGGTTTAAGGAACTCCAGTTCTTCACAGGAGAGTCGATGGACTGTGATGGCATGGTTGCCATGTGTGAATACAGAGATATTGATGGAGTGTCCACGCCTATCATGATGTTCTTCAAACACGGTCTTGAAGAGGAGAAGTTCTAA
- the LOC119828670 gene encoding tyrosine-protein phosphatase non-receptor type 23-like: MSKENSVDPASHSQTIETSPPTQVEPTLTVRDPPEPEPKVEEAKEPTAFDLLSDIDFSVEQMPLTPEIKVPPVSEKAIVKSSAIRREEVVKPQPKEEVIERPPKRDIFSDPSLINQFTQEVKNLQKLTDYLTNTSPSVLEANLKSSQDLIDKEDKNRSIRIAMRHSRNGESDVDPYDDTKLALKSDPDAYVNASYYKQLTSWCMPLVIAECPDESEIEIFWKAMFEYDVSCIVCLQTEIEMQSASQRAYWPAGAGGGAVGGAGAGAALAAGGVRVALAGLRRAAHWAERELRLSAGAATRTLTHYQLTAFPDKVTCSPLVMLCDAVWRQSGAGAGAGGGGGAGRAVCVQSGEGAGRSALVALLLAAMCQLRAGHIQLCELAQRGAARVAAPAHAQPRLARSLLYYAQGVLCSGTTMFNGEAVSAPSGAAALPPAPGPAPGAGPGPAPAPAPPSGGARGKFNRESFEEMRQAPGLKSGDMKDPLNFLDPLWSLKKK, from the exons ATGTCCAAAGAGAATTCCGTCGACCCGGCATCTCACTCGCAAACCATTGAGACGAGTCCGCCGACACAAGTAGAACCGACGCTGACGGTCCGAGATCCTCCAGAGCCCGAACCTAAAGTGGAAGAGGCAAAAGAACCGACCGCTTTCGATCTGTTGTCCGATATCGACTTCTCTGTTGAACAGATGCCTCTGACGCCGGAAATTAAGGTTCCGCCAGTGTCTGAAAAGGCTATCGTAAAATCTTCGGCTATCCGCAGAGAAGAAGTAGTGAAACCGCAACCCAAAGAAGAGGTTATAGAGCGACCTCCCAAAAGGGATATTTTTTCAGACCcaagtttaataaatcaattcacACAGGAGGtgaaaaacttacaaaaattgACTGATTACTTAACAAATACTTCACCTAGTGTTTTAGAGGCTAATTTGAAAAGCTCACAAGACTTAATA GATAAAGAGGATAAAAACAGATCGATCAGGATAGCTATGCGGCATTCTCGTAATGGAGAGTCGGATGTAGATCCTTATGACGACACTAAACTCGCTCTCAAGTCTGATCCTGACGCCTATGTAAACGCCTCTTATTATAAG CAATTGACGTCGTGGTGCATGCCACTAGTGATCGCGGAATGTCCAGACGAGTCGGAAATAGAAATCTTCTGGAAAGCCATGTTCGAATACGATGTCAGCTGTATTGTCTGTTTACAAACTGAAATCGAA ATGCAAAGCGCGTCGCAGCGGGCGTACTGgccggcgggcgcgggcgggggCGCGGTcgggggcgcgggcgcgggcgcggcgctgGCGGCGGGCGGCGTGCGCGTGGCGCTGGCGGGGCTGCGGCGCGCCGCGCACTGGGCCGAGCGCGAGCTGCGCCTGTCCGCCGGCGCCGCCACGCGCACGCTCACGCACTACCAGCTCACCGCCTTCCCCGACAA GGTGACGTGCTCGCCGCTGGTGATGCTGTGCGACGCGGTGTGGCGGCagagcggcgcgggcgcgggcgcggggggcggCGGGGGCGCGGGGCGGGCGGTGTGCGTGCAGAGCGGCGAgggcgcggggcgcagcgCGCTGGTGGCGCTGCTGCTCGCCGCCATGTGCCAGCTGCGGGCGGGACACATACAGCTCTGCG AGCTGGCGcagcgcggcgcggcgcgggtGGCGGCGCCGGCGCACGCGCAGCCCCGCCTCGCGCGCTCGCTGCTCTACTACGCGCAGGGCGTGCTCTGCTCTG GTACAACGATGTTCAACGGCGAGGCGGTGTCGGCCCCGAGCGGCGCGGCGGCACTGCCCCCCGCCCCCGGCCCGGCCCCCGGCGCCGGCCCCGGCCCagcccccgcccccgccccccCGAGCGGGGGCGCGCGCGGCAAATTCAACCGCGAGTCGTTCGAGGAGATGCGGCAAGCTCCCGGCCTCAAGAGCGGCGACATGAAGGACCCGCTCAACTTCCTCGACCCTCTTTGGAGCCTCAAGAAGAAATAA